The Festucalex cinctus isolate MCC-2025b chromosome 12, RoL_Fcin_1.0, whole genome shotgun sequence genome segment CTAGTAAACTGTGCCATTTGTTCAAAAGGATTGACGGGAACGCCTTTGAGGGTGAAGCGGACGGGCGTCACCTGATTGATGCAGTTGACGGCGACATGCGTTTCCCCCGCCAGCGGAAGCGAGAGCGTCTGCTGCGGCGTGCGACCTTCCAGCACGTCCTGGACGGCGCAGAGTCGCGTGAGCGCCCGGTAGCGCGCCTTGCGCAGCGGCACGCGGCCCTCTGTCTTCACCTGCGTGAGGCGCAGCACCAGCTGCTGCAGGGCCTCCACCAGATCGTCGTCGATGTCGGCGGCGCCGCCCTGCCGCTGCGGCGCCACCACGCGGCGCTCCACCAGCTGCCGCGCCTCCTCGCTCAGCTCTTCCATGGCCCGGCGGGACGGGTGGCGGGCGTTCTCCTCCAGGTAGCGCAGCAGGCCCTCCACCTCCTGCGCCGCCCGCTTGCGCGCCACCTGCAGCTCAGCCCTCCCTTCCGTGTCCACGCGGTCCACCTCCAGAAGGAGGCGGGTCAGCTCGCGCTCCAGGCGCTTGTAGTCGCGATCGTCGGGAAGGCCGCTGAAGGTGCACACCTGGGGACGGTTTTGGGGACAGGTAACAAGGAAATTACCCTTAGAAGGAAATTACAGAGGCTTCTTTCCGGAATCTGGAGGAAAGGAGCTtttgatgaaaacaaacaatgcaatgcttccatctgctgttcGTCATTAAAATTACActtcaaggggaagtcaacacccccaaaaaatgacaataataattttGCTTCCAGATGTTCAATgcaatggaggaccaaaactgccaaaattaaaaacaaacaaataaatgaataaataaaagtgaaaataaaaacagatataaaacatatactaaaaaattaaatacaaaaaataaaaatggaactaaaattattattatgtatgtatctctctatctatctatctatctatctatctatctatatatatatatatatatatatatatatatatatatatatatatatatatatatatatatataatttattattatatctgtttttattttcacttttgtttgtttttaattttggcagttttggtcctacaTTGCATCGAACataattattattgtcaattttttagtaaaagtaaatacaaaaataaaaaagattctgagctcaactttataaagcgctttaacaaCAGGCATtgatgtatacaaagtgctgtacataaacataaatatttccattattattattatttccatatttatttttatatttttaatttttatttttttagtcttgcattttttttatttttacttttatttatataaatatattttaatttccatttctatttattttgtattaattttttaagttatatttttatatccattattatttacagtttatttattttgttatttttgcagtttggtcctccatactatgcagccccacaagtctaagtatgatattctggttaatatcgcataagtggaatatgagttaagcagcaaaattcagccgttTTGATCACTatcatgtgatgtcatcttcagtcgacagcaagtggcaaaatggccgagatggataaaaatggctgcattttgctgcataactcatatcacacaaatgtaatattaatcagaacgtcatgtttcgactagtgcggtcacatagaacatattattgtcaggaaATGTTCAAGGTCGACGTCCTCTTTAAACCTTATTTTGGttgttgagctaaaaaaaacacaaaaaaaaactcgaggAAAAAGTTAAAAGTAGCCATCTTGAAAACACGTGTTACGGTTTCATTTTCGACGGCGGCATACGACGTCGTGCTAACCTACCTGAGGCCCCAGCGCCGTCACCTCGCGGTGGACTTCATATAGCCGCATCATGGCGGGGTGCTGGGACGGGTACTGCGGCGGCTGCTCCGTCGCCATCGgcggctgctgctgttgttgcggTTGCCCTCCGTGCTCCATCCTCTTGCCACCATCAAATGGCTTCCCGAAGAggctgacaaaaacaaacaggaagtgacaacaATGAGCGGAAACCGGCGGAAGAACTCCCTATCCATTacgtggcagccattttgagtgagtTGGTCATTTTGTCGGGTCGCctccttttgtgttttttgagcAGAGGTCGACAAGGGGTCAGGTGGCGGTtaagacacacacgcacacatacacgctgaatgatatttaaaaatggaagttcaaaaacaaaaaagtccagCCCGTACGATAaagttggagtttttttttttttctaggttttCCAATTTGAACCGCAACCTTAAGTTTGGTTTTCTTATACTAAAATAGCACAATCTCTGTAGAAGCAcgttgattttaaaaatgcaacaaacacTCATTTACATCgaaaggttaacaaaaaaacatgttatactCACTTTTGATATCAAAAGGGTGTTTTGGCTcccggtgattttttttttaatcttatttttcCATGTGAGACGGTCCAAATGCAGTCGTTTATTTAAGCTTGCCCACCCCTGCTTTTCGTTTTGTACTGCTGTTAAACTTTGTCTGCTTTGGCCTTGGATATCTTCTCATCTACCCCACCCTAAGCATGCACAGGCGAGATAAAACTAGTCAGTGCTGTAAATTACACATCGCAAAAGTACCGGGACAATTGATTAGGTGGCGTCGTCTGCAGGTGAGGGCGTAACAggtctgatgaaagaaaaggagGGTGGGGTcatagttttccaaattgtcttCAAAAATTACAACTTCTCAACCGTACTAGCTatcatctagctagctagctatcatctAGCTATCttctagctagatagctatcatctagctagctagctagctatcatctAGCTAGCaattatctagctagctagcatctatCTCTGTCTGTAATCCATCaatctaactagctagctagaaagCTATCCTCTAGCTAGCTATCATCTAGCTAGCAATAATCTAGCTATCATCTAGCTATCTATCATCTAGCTCGctaccatctatctatctatctatctatctatctagctagctagctagcatctatCTCTGTCTGTGTAATCtatctaactagctagctagaaagCTATCCTCTAGCTAGCTATCATCTATAGCTatcatctagctagctagcagctatctatctatctgtctatcatCTATAGCTatcatctagctagctagcagctatctatctatctgtctaatCCATTcacccatctctctctctctctctctctctctctctctctctctctctctctctctcattttcctGACTTGAGAACATGATGATAATGACGACCCATCATTGTTTCATTTGTTGAAGACCATCAGGCTTGCAGTCGCGGGTCCGAATCACGCACACGCCGAGCCAACGAGGTTGGCCTACATTTTCCCTTTCCCACTCTGAAGATTTTCTGCATTTTCTTCCCATCACGCTCGTCCGCTGACCCGAACACAATCCAATCGCATCTCTTATCCCTCACAAAATGTTCTGCACTCCTATTTCCTttatagtcaaataaaaatagcatttaaGGAGTATTACTAAGGCCATTGATCTTTTACAGCACAATAAAACTTAGCTGACATGCTCATTtactaaaaacattttacagtgAAAGAAAAGTTTGGTTCTCAAAGTATGGTGAGAGTGACACTAGTTGTACACAGACTGCCTCTAGCATTTATGCATTACATTATTCATTTGGAATTGTATTCATAATTCATTAGTAAtattatgaataaaataaatatataatttaacaGTAAATACAGTGCAGGAAATATGTATATGAATATAATCAAATTactattaatttaaaatttaattattaatatttatgcATATAAgcatttattcatattaatgCATTTGCTGAGTACAGGTTGGTTGTATATAACttttaaatacaaatcaatTGCACTATTATTTAGGACTGTTAGCatttatgttgattttttttttttttacttttatgtgaaataatttTCAATTGAGTCATTAtgtacagtttttattttccaatATTTAATAGCAGCAGTGTTAATGTTGAAACTAGCATGCAATAATTTTTATTTGCCCTTTTGGGAATAAAATACTTGGTGTACAAAGTTGGAGAGCTTTAAGCACTTAAAAATATAGTTCAAAGTCTTACTCTTGCTAAGAAACTACTGCACTTTTTGAAAAAGAAGATAATGAAGCTGTACATCATTAAGAAATAATTTTTAATCTGTGGATGATTGGAGAATTCACTGCTAGCAGTTAGCAATTCATGCTTCCATGTAAATGCAATTAAATCTGTTTCACTAGCacgtttttcattttgttccaACTGTCACCTTCAAGATAACAtcaataaatgtgatttttaacattttggaTATAGCGCTACACCTccgatgataatgacacttCTGAGAGGTTTTATGGATCAGTTAATCCCCTTTAGAAAATGTTATGTAAGAGGGTGACGGCCAGGTCATTTCCACCACCACAACGCCGGATCTTCTGCAGACCACATGTGACATTTAAGAGCCCAATCATGGATCCAGACTAGGAGAGAACGcctagcaaggctttttttttgggggggggggggggggggggtctgacaTGCTAAGAAGCTAACAGCAGCTAAAGACGATTGAATCCTCTTCCTCCTTGCATGCAACATCACCAGCAGCATCGCCTTGCATGCCCACCTGCAGCAAACCTATTCCCGGATTGGCGCATTATGTGAtcccggcaaaaaaaaaaaaaaaaaggtgcacatGTGTCAACCTGCGCACACACACTTGCAGCACatctgcaacacacacacacattgcctgTCACGACAGCTCTCACCTCTTCAACACTCCGAACACGTTGGCGCACATGTTTTAACTCGAGCCCATCCGGTGAGGTTGAATCAGGAAAACGAGAGAGAAACCAGtgaaaatgtggattttttttttccgttttaagGGAGCGACGTAGCAGATGTGCTCAGCATCAGCACCAGCACCGCGCAGCTGTGGCCCCGCCCACACGCCGCTACCAGCTCGCCTTTTTAAACGTCATCGAAAGCTCATTGCGTACATTAATCCCCTTCCAAAGACgacatttgaactttttttttttttttcaccttcctTCCAAGAGCATGTGTCACCGATGCTTCTCTGAGCAAATGTTCGATCACCTGACTGTGTGTGCCCCGCCCGGCTGGTGGAAGTTTGGAACGCACCCAAAACAGCTAGAAGGTTTGGGGGGCACGTTGTTGACGTTCTTCTCACCTGCATAGCCAGCGTGCAGCCATGAGAAGTGCGGGGGATAAGGCGCACAGCTCCTTCCtcggcttcttcttcttccagcaCGGCTAACAAACATTAGCTTCGCGAGGCTACCTAGCTTGCTTGCGTCACTTCGCCTTGGCCCCGCCCGCAACGAACGCGGAGTTTGCGCTGGGCCCTGTGGAATGTTCGATTCAGGCAGCTGGACGCTAAACAACTATATTATCAATTACTTGTAGTCCGCGCGCGTGTTATTAGTTTGGTTTCAAGCAAACGTTTGAATTTTATGTCAACGTCGGCTTTGCGTGTCGGTTTTCTTTTGCCAACATGAAGCGAGGCTTCATTTGGTCACCATGACGCGCCGCAATCGTGGGATAGCGGATTTGATGCTTTCGATATAAAGGTGAGGGGTGTGTCTTTGAGAAAAAGGCGTggtataaacatttttaaaaagcatagATTTAGCTAAATAAAGCAATATAAGAACTATATCGGTAGACAATTACGAAACGGAGGTGGAAGCAGTGGAAAACGCCCGACTACCAACAGGGCGCAGCCGAAAATCATTTAAAGCGCTCCTTTTCTGTTGGCTATCACGTGACCAGAAGTCGTCCGTACCCCGCAGAAGGACGCCGGTGGTGCACAAGAATGCGTAGTCTTGTTTGAATTAAGCTACGCCGAGTAATTGTTCAgcgtcaattttttattttatttttttaatccatcatGCCCACTCGAGCCCTCGTGGGGTGTTTGACGTGGCGCCGCTGGAGTTGTTTACGTGCACGTCAAAGTGACATGGCGGCCGCCAACAGTCGAGAATGCAGCAAGATAGCGACTAAACAGCAAGATAAATTGccgaaggtgtgtgtgtgtgtgttttttaaaccCGCTCTATCGTCTTAATGGTTTTGCCGCCTCTGCACTGGCAGTAGGCGggccaaagttttttttccaagtaaaggTTGAACCACGGTAACatggtgatgaagtgctgccttcACCAGGGAAAATACAATCCATGCTATTGTTTATTTTCTCGATACTGGACTGGCCACTGGTCTGGTTGCAAGCTCCTTTTCTAATGTATCATAAAATCTTACTAATGTACTATGCTACCCCCTGGCGGCCAGAAGGGGCAGCACAATGCTCATTGAATTATCATacacaaaattacattttatttaaggaCAATAATATACAGTGCTACTTTTCTTTGCGCGTTTGATGGCACTCAGCGGTCCAAGTTCCGACCGGCACCGAGCGCCACGCACGACTGGGTCGGCCCGACCAACCCGCTCTCCAACCTGCGACCCATCGTCTACCGCGTGGCGCCCAACGAGTCGGAGCTGGAGAGACGCCTGCGGAACATGCGACAGGACACGGAGGACTGGAACCAGCGATTCTGGACCGAGCAGAACCTCACCTTCGGCAAGGTGCTCAGAAATTAGTCACCATAACAACTGGTTTCATCCAAATATGTAGAATATCTGTATTgggttcattatttatttatttttttaacttattttgttttttaaattctttttcagCAAGCAAACAAGCAATACAAACTGCATAACgacaaaaaccaacaaaaacatcCTGGGTTcagttttttaatgttttgaacACACAATTCAATTTATAAAAGTGAAGGAAAGACAACGAACgccaaaaagcaaaagaattattagcaaagtcagaattcatatgttcaaagggagtaggaagtaAGGCTGCTCGATTGTGgaagaaataataatcacgattattttggcaataattgagatCATGAtcattcaaacgattattttttttggtacaaaacaaaatgttgaagcatttaaaaacattaaaatcgatttaaaaaatagaaacactaattataTAAGTTCctcttggaccaaacagaattaataataataatatctatttagacaaaaacttgaaattggagtgcagcatgtgcactgtgcagtaggacacatttattttttatattacaaaacaagaacattttaaatgtaaaaatatatatatatatattacgacaaataacattttttgaaacactataattatgcacgttccttttggatgaagcaaaatttattaaattagttgttttaaaatttaaaaatggtgcaAATGTATGTAttgaaacaactcaaaaattattattattattattttacgattatgctgattttgtaattgtggagtttgataattgaaaatgtaattgtatttcgattaattgcacaacccTAGTCCTACCTCTGCTaacttatatcatgataatgtactatgttattatatttaatataattaaaatagaaaaaaaagaaaaattccatTGAGTAAACAAAACGTCACTATATATTTAAACATGGCTGTAAATAATTACTTTATGTTGGTTATGAAATAACCTAAATTacgatttttttcaaaagtataTACAACAATATAAACAGGATCTGTATCATTCTTTAACAATAATTTTTTCCAATGAATAGACAATAGATTACTctataatttaattatttgatAGTTTaactagttttttttatttagacttGACCCAAcatcaacacccccccccccccccccctttaatgTAGTAGATGACACGCACAGCAGAGGGCAGTATtgcctaaccccgggttttcactgactgcggttgcggtgcggttgcggtgcggtgcggcgccgcaagcaattagattccattcattcgaatggtgcagtctacaccgcttgcgggtgcgttgcgtgttgactgcggaaggcctgcggcgtgccgcaagccttccgcaaggatagcctattttctatttttgccggacgccgcatgcggtaggcctccggcaaatggcaagctagcacaaaacacatcgagcgggacaggaagaccgacgcagtttcaaaataaatttccggttacctttcagaataaaacactcgccagctcgtatttcgcaagcttatcagcagaacgtgacgtgggcgtcgccgggccatgtgctcattcacggtttagacaccagcgaacatggacgcggagaggtttaataaattggaggtggaaaaccacaaaataatatatgacacggcacatcctttttataaggactgtaatgtattgtgagtttgatgttcgcgattgcttgttgtgcccgtctcgcttgccgtactgagcggcagccggacgcggaagacagaaataaagagtggcgctcgccttgagcacgcactgacccgactctcgttattaatatactttacaaggacaaccaaaaaaaagatgctgcatggaatctcatagcagaagaagcacagactttctgtatgtttgtcgttgtgaaatgccgcatgatcgcgcgcgcacggtcccgcgagacacgttgggaagtgggcggcgacggagctgccggaccgcagctgtgcggagccggtgtggattgacaaaaaaattgacccgtccggagcacgcagtcaagacgcaccgcaccgcaaccgcaccgcaaccgcagtcagtgaaaacccggggtaacgaAAGCGTTTGCACttgttttgcagcaaataaGAAATAAAGCACAACTTTGACTCAATGCATTTCatttacagtgatacctcggctcacgaacgcttcagctcacgaacttttcgcctcacgaacattaaattcgcgaaaatgtagtctcggctgacgaactacttttcggcggacgaaccaaaccacgcggtcgaacagcaccacggtggaggccacaagaagctgacgcacgctcacggcgtcccagttcgtcaccccctttcttttagtgcggacgcggtttgtgtttgatagacattttgagtgtacttttgcctattatgggaccgaaaaagaccccaccacaggctagtgttaagcctaatgcttaccagcgagggacggcgattcggcggcgcgtttgcattgtagtcaatggagttcgcgccactaaaaaaaagcgaaagtgccatcacgtacctccaaaaaaggagaaaatcatgCCACGgttgtttagtcccaggaaagaggtgaaagtagttggcggtgctcactttttgttgactcgctaaagtgctccacttccttgtcaccaagggacacacctcctccgctccggtgagcacgaaagtgcgaatgagcaacaaccgttccataa includes the following:
- the coa8 gene encoding cytochrome c oxidase assembly factor 8, translated to MPTRALVGCLTWRRWSCLRARQSDMAAANSRECSKIATKQQDKLPKRSKFRPAPSATHDWVGPTNPLSNLRPIVYRVAPNESELERRLRNMRQDTEDWNQRFWTEQNLTFGKEKDAFIVSQLKAKGLTERDQQGRRHTLASEEMSIFYKDFLDKNRRRHVDYNKEWYRRNLSITFLMARVALLNLWKRVGRMKRP